CCGAGGTGGTCGAGGACATCGTGCTCCGCGCGCCGGTTCCGTTCCTGCGGCTCGCGAAGGCGACCGTCGTCGCGCTCGGCGTCCTCGCGTGCATCTTGCTCGCGGCGCTGCCGTACGAATCGAGCGTGTTCGGCGCGCTCGTCTTCTGCGGAGCGGTCGCGTCGGTGCTGCACATCGTCGAGTCGTTCGCGAAGCGCCGCGTCGTGCTCGACGCGAGGCGTGGCTTCGCGGTCGCGAGCGGGTCGATCCGAGAGCACGTCCTCCTCCACATCCGGCGCGCCGCGGTGGAGCGCGAGCCGCGGGTCCAGGTCCGCGTCCTCGCGCGCGGCGAGGAGCCGACGCACGAGTGGCTCGGACGCCTCGACGGCGTCGCGAACGACGCGTACCGCGGTGAGCTGCCGCCGAAGGAGGAGCTCCACCGGATCGCCTTCGACGCCACGTCGCCGGTGCACGAGCGCCTCGGCGCGGCGCGCCTCCTCGTCCGGCGCTACGCGGTCCCGATCGAGGAGATCGAAGGTGCGCTCGAGCCGGAGCTCGTCCCGTACTTCCTCGAGATCGGTCACGAGGACGTGACGCACGCCGCGCGGGCGATCGATCGGCTCGGCCCCTTCTTTCGCCCGTGAGGCATCGCGACCAAAGGGCGCGCGGCGCGGGGTGTCCATCGCGCATGTCGCGGCTCTTCGTCCTCGGCGCGTGTCTGCTCGGGTGCGGAACGTCGGCGACCACCGCGAGCGAGCCCGTCGCGGAGGAGACCTTCACGATGACGACGAGCCCGCCGCCGTACGTCGCGGACGACACGCGCGCCGAGCCGTTCGGTCCTTCGCCGTGGTCCGGCCGGCTCACGCGCGCGCTGCACCGCTACTCGAACGGGTGCACCGATCATCGTCAGGTCGATCTGCTCGCGCTCGCGCAGGGCGACGCGCGCATCCCGATCCTCCTCGGCTGGCGCCGCGTCTCGCGGTACGGACAAGAGCCGCGCTTCCTCACGCGCGAGGAGGACCTCCCTCCGAGCGTGCGCGGTCACGCGTGCGTGCTCGTCACCGGCTCGGTCGTGACCTACGCGCACGAGGGCTACTCCGGCGCCCCGGCGTACGCGATCGCGGCGACGCTCATCGAGCCATGCCGGTGACCTAACGCTTCGGCTTCGGCTTCGGCTCGGCGAGGAACGCGGCCGCGAGGCGCTTGGGCGCGCGGAAGGTCCAGGCCTCGGTGATGACCGAGCGGAGCGTGGCGGCGTCGATGCGCGCGAGCGGGATGAGGACGGCGGGGTGACCGTCGAAGTGCGGGGTCGTGAAGAACACGTCTGGGTTCGCGTCGAGGAGCGACTCCTTCGTCATGAGGTCCGGCAGCCAGACCCCGAGGACCGTGCCCTTCGGCGCGCGATCGCCGAGGGCGGCGAGGTCGCTCTTCCGGAGCGGTCGCTCCCACGCGATCGTCTTCTTCTTCACCGACCACCAGCGGAGGCCCGTCGCCGAGCTCGTCTCGAGCGTCTCCGGGAGCGAGCGGACGATGCGTGCGACGGTGTCGAGCGTTGCCATGGTCGATCGCCCCTGAGACTATCGTCCGTCGTGATTGGCCGGCGCGTTCGTTCACTTCTGATGAAGATCGCGGAGCGTTCGCTCCCGCCTCCGCCGCCCCCGCCGCCGGTCTCCACCCGCACCGGCGGCGCCGATCCCGCCACCGGCGAGGTCCGCTACCTCGCGCTCGGCGATTCGATCAGCGCGGGCGGCGGCCTGCCCGATCCCGAGCGCGCGTCGTTTCCCGCTCGCCTCGCGGCGCGGTGGCGCGAGGCGGGGTGCACCGTCACGCTGAAGAACCTCGGCGTGTCGCGCTTCACCGCCGCCGACGTGATCCGCGACCAGCTCCCGCAGATCGAGGCGTTCGCGCCGACCCTCGTCACGGTGCAGGTCGGATCGAACGACGTCGCGACGAAGGTCCCGCTCGCGACGTACCGCGCCGAGGTCCGCGCGATCCTCGACGCGGCGACGCGCGCCGGCGCGCGGGTCCTCGTCCTCGGTCAGAACGAGTGGTTCCGCGCGCCGGACGGGCCCTCGTACGGCGGCACCTTCGAGAAGCGGGAGGCGTTCGACGCCGTGCTCTTCGAGGAGGCGAGGCGGCACGACGCCGAGCTCGTCGACCTCCGCTCCCTCTACCGCCGCCAGGCCGACGCGCCGGCGAGGAGTTGGTCCGCCGACGGCATCCACCCGACCGCCTCCGCCTACGACGAGATGGCGGCGGAGATCGCGCGCGTGGTCCCGGCGCCGTCGCTCCGCGCTCGAGCCGGCGCGTAAAATCGACGATTTTACCGACATGCGCGAGTTCATGATGCTAACGTAGGAAGATCCCGTGAACCGCAACGTCAAAGGCATCCTCTTCGCCGACTACGTCCGCATGATGCGTGGGAAGAAGGACGTCGACTGGTCGATGTTCGTCCGGCGCGAAGACCTCTTCTATTTCCGGAGCCAGGTCGAGCCCGACGACTGGTACCCGATGGAGACCTTCGAGCGGTTCGGCAACGTCATCCTCGCCGAGATCGCGAACGGGAGCCTCGAGGCGGTGCGCCAGTGGGGGCGCGTCTCCGTCGACGCGCTCGTCGCCGCGAACCCGAACCTCCTCGCGGCCGGCGATCCGGTGGAGACGATGATGCGCTTCCGCGTCCAGCGCGCCACCTACTTCGATTTCGAGGCGCTCGAGGTGCCGAGCCTCGCGCCCGGTCACGCCGAGGTCGTCATTCATTACTACATGGGCGCGAAGGCGGAGGAGGCCGCCTCGTACCAGACGATGGGGTTCTTCGAGCGCCTCGTCGAGGTCGCCGGCGGGGCCGACGTCGTCGCGAAGTTCACGAGCTGCTCGTGGACACGCGGCGCGCGCACGGTGCTCACGCTCGACTGGACGTGAGGTCAGCGCATCGTCGCCGCGATCGCGATCGCGGTCGCGAGCGCGAGCGCCACCGCGACGAGGGCGGGGCGGAGCTCGAACGCGCGCGCCGGCGGCGGCGGCGGCGCGGGCGTCAGGCGCACCTCGATCGTGAGCTGCTCGAGGCCCGCCTCGTCGCCGAGCGGCCGGACGAGGCGCACGCGGAGGCGCTCGCGCGCGTCCTCCGGCAGGACGAAGTGGGTCGTGCGCTCCGCCTCGGTGAGGGAGAGGCGAAGGGCGCCGCTTCGCCCGCACGCGTCGCAGCCTCCGCCATCGCAGCGCGCGCACGCGAGGCGGCTCGGCACGACGAGCTCCACCGCCTCACCGCGCCGCGCGGAGGAGAGCTCGACGCTCATCTTGCCGTGCGGCCCGGCGGCCGCGTCGAGCGCGGACGGATCGAGCACTCGCGCGAGCTCGGTCGACGGCATCCTCCTAGCCTACACGCGCGTCGATGCGCCCATGCGCAAGCTCCGCGCCTTCGGCGATCTCTCGCGAAAATCGGTCGTGTCGCGGCGCGACTGTGCAGCTGGCTGCACACTGTCGCGGCGCGGCGGCGGGCATGGAAGACTGCGCGCGATGGCTCGCCTCGACCCGCACTCCTACGCCGACGACGCTCAGCCGCGCACCGCGCATTTCGACTGGAAGGCGCGCGTCGACTTCGCCACGCGGACGATCGAGGCGGAGGTCACGCTCCGCTTCGCCCGACCCGCCGAGGGCGGGCGGCTCGACCTCGACACGCGCGCGCTCGACGTGCACGAGGTCCGCGGCCCCGGCGGCGCGCCGCTCACGTACGTGCTCGAGCCGGACGAGCCGATCCTCGGGCGCCGCCTCGCGATCGAGGTCCCCGCCGGCGCCGACGCGGTGGTCGTGCGCTACCGGACGTCGCCCGACGCCTCCGCGCTCCAGTGGCTCGCGCCCGCGCAGACGTTCGGGAAGGAGCACCCGTACGTCTTCTCGCAGTGCCAGGCGATCCACGCGCGCAGCGTCGTACCGTGCCAGGACACGCCGTCGATCCGGCAGACGTTCACCGCCGCGATCGACGTGCCCGCCGAGCTCCGCGCGGTGATGGCGGCGGCCACAATCGATCGGGAGGTGCAGGGCGCGCGCGCGGTGCATCGCTTCGAGATGCCGCAGGCGATCCCGCCTTATCTCCTCGCCTTCGCGGTGGGCGACCTCGCGTCGAAGGACGTCTCCGCGCGCTCGCGCGTGTGGGCGGAGCCGGGCGTGCTCGACGCCGCGCACTGGGAGTTCTCCGTCGTCGACGAGCACCTGCGCGTCGCGGAGTCGCTCTTCGGACCGTACGACTGGGACCGCTTCGACCTCCTCGTGATGCCGCCGTCGTTCCCCTACGGCGGAATGGAGAACCCGCGCCTCACGTTCCTCACGCCGACGCTCCTCGCGGGCGATCGCAGCCTCGTCAACGTCCTCGCGCACGAGCTCGCGCACTCGTGGACGGGGAACCTCGTCACCAACGCGACCGCGGAGCACTTCTGGCTCAACGAGGGCTTCACCGTCTTCGCGGAGCGGCGCATCCTCGGCGCGCTCGAGGGCGCGGACATGGCCGCCCTCCACGCCGCGATCGGCTTTCAGCGCATGCAGAAGGCGTTCGAGCAGCACGCGAAGCGGCCGGAGCTCACGCGCCTCCGCACGCCGCTCGCGGGGATCGATCCCGACGACGCGTTCAGCGCGGTGCCGTACGAGAAGGGCTTCCTCTTCCTCAAGACGCTCGAGGCGGCGGCCGGCGTCGAGGCGTTCGATCGGATCCTGACGGCGTGGCTCCGCGAGCACCGCTTCGGCGCCGCGACGACGGACGACCTCCTCGCGCTCGTGGAGCGCCTCGCGCCGGGTCTCCTCGCGAAGGTCGACGCGCCGGCGTGGATCGACGGCGCCGGTCTCCCCGCGTCGTACTGGCGCCCGGAGTCCGCGCGGCTCGCGGCGCTCGAGGCGGCGGTGGGCCGCGCGCCGTCCGAGGAGGAGGGCAAGGCGTGGAGCGCGACGGAGTGGCAGCTCTACCTCGAGCTGACGCCGCGGCCGTGCACACCCGCGCTGTGCGAGGAGCTCGATCGGCGCTGGTCGCTGACCGCGTCGAAGAACGACGAGGTGCTCGTGAGCTGGCTCGTGCTCGCGTGCGAGTCAGGGCACGCCGCGGTGCTGCCGCGGGTGGAGGAGGTCCTCGGCCGCGTCGGACGGACGAAATACGTGAAGGCGCTCTTCATGGCGCTCGCGCAGCGTCCCGAGACGCGCGCGCTCGCGGCGGAGCTGTTCGAGCGCTACCGCGCGACGTACCACCCGATCACGCAGCAGGTCGTCCGCGGCGTCCTCGCGTGAGTCACTCGGTGCGCCGGATGACGTGAAAGCCGAAGTCGGTCTCGACGACGTGGCTGACCTCGCCCGGCGCGAGCTCGAACGCCGCGTCGGCGAACGGCGCGGCGACGTCGCCCCGGCCGATCGATCCGAGGGTGCCCTCGCGCGTCGCGGCCCCGGGCTCTTCGCTGTACTCCTTCACGACGTCGCCGAACGACGCGCCGCCTTCGAGCTTGCTCCGCGCCTCGAGCGCGCGAAGGCACGCCTCCTCGCGCGATCGCGTGATCGTGTCCGGCGCCCGCTTCGAGCCTTTGTACTTCACGAGGATGTGCTTCGCGGTGATCTTCGCGGGCTCGTCCGCCTTCTTCTCGCGCGTCGCGCCGGCGATCGCGAGGCACTTGTCGGCGGGCGTCTCGCTCGCGGTCGGGGCCGCGGGCGGCGGCGGCGGTGTGCTCCCTCCGCACGCGACGACGAAGGGGACGATCACGAGCAGGACGCGGAAGGACGGCACCGGCCCAGCCTACCTCGTCCGAGGTCAGGCGCGCGGCGTCTTGCTGCGGAGGAAGGCGAGCGCGCCGAGGAAGTGGGTGGGCGAGAGATCGTGGCCGACCTTCTGCTCGCTGACCATGCGCGGGATGCCGGCGGCGGCGAGCGAGGAGGCGAACGCGCGCGAGTGGGTCACCGTCGTCGAGTCGTTGGCGCAGACGCCGACGTACACCGGCGCGAAGCGGGCGGCCGGCGTCGCCGCCTTCGCCATCGGCTGGCCGCCGGCGAAGACCGCGTAGCCGTCGACGTCGGCGCGGCCGCGCATCGCGAGCGAGCTCGCGAAGTACGCGCCGCTCGAGAACCCGAAGATGAACGTCTCGTCGAACTTCTTGTCGTCGCGCTTCTCGAGGAGCGCCTTCGCCGTCATCCACTGCTCGATGAGCGCGGCCTCGTTCTTCGCCTGCGCTTCGGCGGTGCCGGGCCACGCGTAGAGCTTGTCGCCGAGGACGCCCTTCGGGAAGAGCATCTCGATGCCGGTCGCCTTCGCGACGCGCGCGAGCATCTTCTCGTGGTTGTGCGACCAGTTCGTGTCCTTCGCGATGACGCCGTGGAGCCAGATGACCAGCGTGCGGCGGCCGCTCGTGCCGCGGCCGTCGATGTAGCAGACGTCCGACGGCAGCGCCTCCGTGCCTTCGCCGCACCACGCGTGCGCGGCGGGCGCCTTCGCGCGCACCGCCTCCGCCTTCGCCGTCCGAGGAGCGACGGCGACGAGGACACAGGCAACGAGCACACCGGCGAGGAGACGGAGTCGACTTGGCATGTCGCAGCGTCATTCAGGAAAGGTGCCGCGTCGCCGAGCACGAGATCACGAGGGAATTTCCGGCGCCCGCCGCAGAGCGCAGGTCTCTGTGATGTCTGGAGTCTGCGGTTTTGCGACTAAGGATCGTCGTGCCGTAGGACGATCATCTTCTCGTGTGTCATGTCGCGCATGGAGTAGGGAATGCCGCCCGTGCCGTAGCCGGATTGGCGGCGGCCCGCGAACGGCATCCAGTCCGTGCGGAAGGCGGTGTGGTCGTTGACGAGGACGGTCGAGGCGTCGATCCGGCGCGCCACGCGGAGCGCGGGCTCGATGTCGCTCGCGAACACGCTCGCCTGGAACGCCCACGGCAGCGCGTTCGCGCGCGCGATCGCGTCGTCGAGATCGGTGTAGCGGTACACGCAGACGACGGGCCCGAACACCTCGAGCGCGGACACCTTCGCGTCCGCCGGCGGCTCCACGATCACCGCCGGCTCGAGCGTCGTCTCCGACGCGCGGCGTCCGCCGGTGACGCGCGCGCCCCCGCTCCGCGCCTCGGCGATCCACGCCTCCACGCGATCGACCTCGCGCGGGAGGATGAGCGGACCGACCTCGGTGTCGGGGCGGAGCGGATCGCCGGTGCGCAACGCGCCGATGCGCGCCTCGAGCCGCGCGGCGAGGTCGTCCGCGATCGCGGCGTGCGCGAAGACGCGCTGCACCGACACGCAGACCTGGCCCGCGTGGTAGTACGCGCCCTTCACGAGCGGCTCCACGATCGCGTCGAGCTTCGCGCTGCGGTCGACGACGACCGGGGCCGCGCCGCCGTGCTCGAGCGCGCAGCGCGCGCCCGGCGCGAGCTTGCTCCGGAGGTACCAGCCGACCTTCGCCGAGCCGATGAAGCTGAGGAACGCGATCCGCGGATCGGTCGCGAGGCGCTCGGCCAACGCGTTGTCCTCGGTGACGAGGACCTGGCAATGGTCCTCCGGCAGGCCCGCCGCGCGGAGGAGCTCGACGAACGCGACGCACGAGAGCGGCGTCGCGGTCGCGGGCTTGACGATGACGGGGCAGCCCACCGCGATCGCGGGCGCGACCTGGTGGACGATCAGGTTCAGCGGGTGGTTGAAGGCGGAGATCGCGGCGACGACGCCGATCGGCTCCTTCGTCGTGAAGGCCCAGCGCCCGTCGCTCGCCGGGGTGAGGCCCATCGGGACCTCGGCGCCGGCGAAGGAGCGGAGCTCGTCGGCGGCGTCGCGGAGGCCGTCGATCGCGCGCGTCACCTCCACCCGCGCGTCGGCGAGCGGCTTGCCGCCCTCCTGCGCGATGCGCCGCGCGAGCTCCTCGCGGCGGGCCCCGACGAGGACCGCCGCCTGGCGGAGGACCTCGGCGCGGCGGTAGGGCCGGAGCGCGCGCGAACGATCGGCGAAGAGGGCCGCCGCGCGCGCGAGCTTGGACTCGAGCGACGCCGCGTCGTCGGTGTCCGTCTCGGCGAAGACGGCGCGGTCGAAGGCCTGGACGACCTTTAGCTTCGTCATCGTGACCTCAGCTCCTTCACGAGGACGCGCTCGTTCTCGGAGTAGTCGATCGGGACGCTCACGAGGTGGACGCCGCCCTCCGCGAACGCGCGCTCGAGCGCCGGCGCGAGGTCGGCGATCTCCGTCACCTTGGTCCCGCGCGCGCCGTAGGCTTCTGCGTATTTGACGAAGTCCGGATTGTCGAACGTCATTCCGAAGTCCGATAGCTCGTCGACGGCCTGCTTCCAGCGGATCATCCCGTACGCCTTGTCCTCGAGGACCATGACGACGACGTTCAGCTTCAGCCGCACCGCCGTCTCGAGCTCCTGGCTGTTCATCATGAACCCGCCGTCGCCGCACACCGCGAGGACGCGCCGCTTCGGATGCAGCATCGCCGCCGCCATCGCGGACGGGAGCCCCGCGCCCATCGTCGCGAGGGCGTTGTCGAGCAAGAGCGTATTGGCCATTCGTGTTCGGTAATTGCGCGCGAACCATATCTTGTACATGCCATTGTCGAGCGCGACGATCCCGTCGGCGGGCATGACCTTGCGCACGTCGTGCACGATGCGCTGCGGGGTGAAGCGGTCCTCCGTCGCGCGGTCGGCGAGGTGCGCGAGGATGCCGGCGCGGAGGGGGAGGAGCGCCTGCGCGTTCGGGAGCGTGCCCTCGAGGCGATCGGCGAGGTGGCGGAGGGAGCTCGCGAGATCGCCGATCACTTCGTAGCGCGGGAAGTAGACCTGCTCGACGTGGGCCGGCTCGTAGGCGACGTGGACGACGTCGGGCCCTTCTGCGCTCATGATGAACGGCGGCTTCTCGATCGTGTCGTGGCCGATCGTGACGATGAGGTCGGCGCGCTCGATCGCGTCGTGGACGTAGTCGCGCTCCGAGAGCGCCGCGGTGCCCATGTAGTGATCGGTGCCGCCGGGGACGGTGCCTTTCCCCATCTGCGTCGTGAAGAAGGGGATCTTCGTGCGGAGGACGAACTGCGCGAGGTCCGACGTCGAGCGCGGCCGCGACGCCGCGGCGCCGAGCATCACGAGCGGCCGCTCCGCCGCGCGGATCCGCTCCGCCGCGCGATCGAGGCTCGCCGCGCTCGCGATCGGAACCTCGGGCTCGTTCGGCGGGACGAGCGGCACGTCTTCGCACGCCTCGGCCGCGATGTCCTCCGGGAGCTCGAGGTGGACAGGACCGGGCCGCTCCTGCTCCGCGACGCGGAACGCCTCGCGCACGAGGGTCGGGATCGTCGTCGGCGACACGATCTGATGCGACATCTTCGTGAGCGGCCGCATCGTCGCGACGATGTCGACGATCTGGAAGCGCGCCTGCCGCGACGAACGGATCCCCTTCTGGCCCGTGATCATGACCATCGGCATCGCGCCGAGGAGCGCGTACGCGGCGCCGGTCGTGAGGTTCAGCGCGCCGGGGCCGAGCGTGGTGAGGCAGACGCCGGGCTTGCCGGTGAGGCGCCCGTACGTCGCGGCCATGAACGCGGCCGCTTGCTCGTGCCGCACGAGCACGAGCTGGATCTTCGACTTTCGGATCGCCTCGACGAGGTCGAGGTTCTCCTCTCCGGGGAGGCCGAAGATGCGATCGACGCCCTCGTTCTCGAGGGCGTGCACGAACAGGTCTGCTCCGTGGGCCATGGTGCGCTCGTGATGTTGGGCGCGCCGTCCGCGCCGGACAAGCCTTCTTCTTCAGGGTTCTTCGCCGGTGAGCGCGCGGCGTGCGTCGCCGCCCTCGTCGAGGCCGTAGATCTGCTCTTCGAGCGTCGACGCGCGGTAGCCGGCGCCGTGCGACGTGACGCGGACGAGGACCTTGCCCTCGCCGGTGGTGTCGACGCGGAGGCCCTCGATCGTGCCCGCCTCCACGTCGCGGACGAAGGCGCGCCGGACGCGGTCGCGGTACGTCGCGAGCACGGCGGCGGTGAGCCCGGACAGCGCGGCGATCGTCGCGGCGCCGAGCACGAGCGGACGCCCGAGCTCCACGAGCAAGCCAACCTCGCCGAAGACCGAGTTCATGAACGTCCGTCTGGCGGGGACGACGACGAACGTCGCGAGCGCGATGAGGAGGGAGACGACGCCGACGAAGCGCTCGCCCCGCTCCTCGCCCGCGAGCCCCTTCTCGGCGAGCGACTGCGCGCGCGCGATGGGGTAGGCGTAGAGCGCGAGGACGGCGAGGAGCCCCGGGACCCAGAGGATCGCGCCGATCGTGCCGCCGAGGATGAAGCCCTCGATGAAGTTGCCGTTCTCGGACGCGGCGAGGAGGCCGCACGCCATCGCGCCGTTGAGCGCCGCGAGCGGCACCGACCAGGCCCAGCCGCTCCGGAGCTTGGTGTCGAAGAACGTGCGGCGGCTGCGCATCGCGCGCGCCCAGACGAGCGCGACGAGGAAGGTCGAGATCGTGGTCGCCGCCATCGCGGAGCGATCGCCGGTGCCTCCGAAGAGGTTGCCGAAGACGGCGCCCGTTCCACCGCCGAGCGCGCTCGCGAGCGCGAGGACGTTGAGGACGCGCAGCGTGCCGAGCGATCGAAACGTCGCCGGCAGTCGGTGCTTCTTCGGCTGCGCGTCCGTCATCGCGGCGCTACTTCGAGACCTCGTAGGTCGGGACGAGGATCGCGCGCGCGAGCGTGTGCGAAAAGAGGTTGAAGCCGAGGAACGCGCACGACGCGTCGGGGCCGACGTCGAGCTTCTCGACGTCGACGGCGTGCACGACGACGAAGTAGCGATGCGGGCCGTGACCCGCGGGTGGGGCGGCGCCGATGTAGCGCGCGCCGCCGCCGTCGTTCTTCAGCGTGACGGCGCCGGCCGGCAGCTTCTTCGCGTCCGGGTTGCCCGCGTCGGCCGGGAGCTCGGTGATGCTCGCCGGGATGTTCGCGACCGCCCAGTGCCAGAAGCCGCTCGCGGTCGGCGCGTCCGGATCGTAGACGGTGACGACGAAGCTCTTCGTCTCCTTCGGGAAGCCCGACCACGAGAGCTGCGGCGAGACGTCTTCGCCGCCGGCGCCGAAGATGCCGGAGACCTGCGGCTTCGAGAGAGGTCTTCCGTCCGCGACGTCGGCGCTCGTCAACGTGAACGACGGCACCTGCGGGAGAAACTCGTAGGGCGAGGGAGGGCGCTTGCTGGTGGTCATGGCCGCCCATGGTAGGCCCGCGCGGGCGCGCGGAAAGGGTGAACCGACAGGCTGGTAACCGTTTGGTTTCGTTGAATGTTTGGTAAATTTGCGGCGGCGTAGCACACATCGCGATCTGGCACGTAGAAGGCTGGCGCCATGCGCTGGAGGGAATCCGCATGAAGCTGAGGTTGGTCGTCGTCCTCGCGGGGCTCGGAGCGATGTTCTCGTCGGCGGCGGCGTTCGCGATCCCGATCCCTCCGCCCGAGGAGCCGCCGCCGCCGAAGGTCGTCGCCGATCCGATCGAGGTCCCCGGTCCGCACCTCGCGCTCGGGAGCACGCTCCTCGCCGACGCGCGTCTCGGTCACGCGTCGCTCGCGACGGGCGCGGGCACGGCGGAGACCTACCTCTTCGCGACGGTGACCGGCATCGACTCGCAGCTCGCGACCGCGCCGCCGCTCGACCTCGCGCTCGTCGTCGACCGATCGGGATCGATGAAGGGACGCCGCATCGCGAACGCGATCGCCGCCGCCAACACCGCGGTCGACGGGCTGAAGGACGGCGACACCGTGCTCGTCGTCAGCTTCGACACGCAGGCGGAGGTCGTGCTCGAGCCGACGACGATCAGCGCCGAGACGCGCCCCGACATCCGGGCCGCGATCGAGGGGATTCGCCTCGGCGGAGACACCTGCATCTCGTGCGGCCTCGAGGCGGCGAAGCGCGCGCTCGATCGCGCACCGATCGGCGGCGACCGCGTGCGCCGGATGCTCCTCCTCTCCGACGGCGCGACGAACCACGGGATCAAGGACGTCGCCGGGCTCCGCGGCCTCGCGTCGCTGATCCGCGAGCAGAGCTGCGCCGTCACCACGATCGGCGTCGATCTGGATTACGACGAAAAGGTGATGAGCGCGATTGCGAGCGAGGCGAATGGCAATCACTACTTCGTGGCCAATCCCGAGACGCTCTCCAGCGTGTTCACGCAGGAGTTCCTCCAGCTCCTCTCGACGGTCGCGCAGGACGCGGCGCTCGTCGTCGAGCCGGCGCCGGGGGTCGAGATCGACGAGGTCTTCGATCGCTCCTTCAGCCGCGACGGCCGCCGCGTCGTCGTCCCGCTCGGCACCTATGGAATGAAGGAGGAGAAGTCGCTCCTCTTGAAGCTCCGCGTGCCGGTCGACCACGACGGACGCCAGCCCGTCGCCGACGTGAAGCTCGCGTACCGCGACCTGCGCGAGCACCGGAACGTGTCGTACAGCGGGACGCTCGCCCTCGACGTGAAGAGCGACGGCGCGCAGGCCGAGCTCGATCCGTTCGTGCGCGCGCGCGTCGAGCGGAGCCAGACCGCGCGCACCCTCGCCGAGGCGAGCGAGCTCATCGCGGGCGGTCGCGCGGAGGAGGCGCGCCGGCGCCTCGCCGGCCGGACCAACGAGCTCGGCAACGTCAAGCAAGACGTGTCGCGGAGCGCGCCGGCGGGCAACGTCGCGCCGACGCGCGCGCGCGGCTTCCGGCAAGACTTCGACGATCAGGTCGCCGCGCTCGAGAAGGCGCAGAAGGCCGCGGACGAGGCGGCGGCGTCGAAGCAGAAGGACGCCGCCCCGACGAAGGCGGCGCCGAAGGCGCTCCAGGAGCTGAACCTGAGCCGAGAGTTTCGCTGAAGCTCAGCGTCGCGCCACGTTCGGGGCCGCGTAGGAGAGCGCGAGGACGTCGGTCTCCCAGCGGCGTCGCAGCGCGTCGAGGTCGGCGACGCCGGTGACGCGCCGGAGCGCGGGGAGGCCGTCGCCTTCCGGGTGATCGCGAAACGTATAGAGAGAGCCGCGTTTGCCGTCGAACGCGAGCCGCGAGCCTCCGGCCATCGTCTCGAACGAGAGCGAGCGGCGTTCGCGAATGGCTTGTTGGAGCTCCGCTAGTCGCCAGTTGGTGGCTCCGCGAATATGGCCTTCGACGTCGATCGGTCGCTCGAACAGCGAGCCGAGCCCCTCGTTCAGCCAGGTCGGGGCGGAGGGGAAGTCGGCGCCGACGTAGGCGTGCACCAGCTCGTGGACGAGCGTGCCCCAGCCGTACGCGGAGTCGACGACGAGCGCGCGCTTGCACGGCCGGAAGAAGCCGTAAGGTGTGTCCGGCACGACGTCGAGCAGCGCGGAGCTCCCGCTCCGATACGAGGCCTCGTCCGCGAACACGAAGATCGTGAGCACCTTGCCCGGCTCCTTGTCGAAGAAGTCGGCGCGGAGGCGATCGCGCGCCCACTCGATCGTCGCGGTCGCCTCGGCGCGCATCCCGTTCTGCGCGACGACGACGAACGGCGGCGCGGCGAAGACGTCGTATCCCGCGCCGACGCTCTCCTCCCGGTCGCGCCGCTCCTCCTCGATCGCGACGGGGCTGAGCGCTCCGTCGGCCGCGCCCACGCGACAGCACGTGAGCTCGACGAGCCCGGTGAGCACGACGAGCACGACGAGGAGCGCGCGCCGCACTCCGGTCCGACCCACGAGCGTCGCCGGTCCTTTGGAAGCGGGCTTTCCTGCGCGGGAGCGGCGGGAATTTCATTGAGCCGGGACGATTCGCGTCGTGGTGTCGTCCTCCCGCCGTCTCATGCCTGCCGTCATTT
The Labilithrix sp. genome window above contains:
- a CDS encoding peptidyl-prolyl cis-trans isomerase translates to MPSFRVLLVIVPFVVACGGSTPPPPPAAPTASETPADKCLAIAGATREKKADEPAKITAKHILVKYKGSKRAPDTITRSREEACLRALEARSKLEGGASFGDVVKEYSEEPGAATREGTLGSIGRGDVAAPFADAAFELAPGEVSHVVETDFGFHVIRRTE
- a CDS encoding M1 family metallopeptidase → MARLDPHSYADDAQPRTAHFDWKARVDFATRTIEAEVTLRFARPAEGGRLDLDTRALDVHEVRGPGGAPLTYVLEPDEPILGRRLAIEVPAGADAVVVRYRTSPDASALQWLAPAQTFGKEHPYVFSQCQAIHARSVVPCQDTPSIRQTFTAAIDVPAELRAVMAAATIDREVQGARAVHRFEMPQAIPPYLLAFAVGDLASKDVSARSRVWAEPGVLDAAHWEFSVVDEHLRVAESLFGPYDWDRFDLLVMPPSFPYGGMENPRLTFLTPTLLAGDRSLVNVLAHELAHSWTGNLVTNATAEHFWLNEGFTVFAERRILGALEGADMAALHAAIGFQRMQKAFEQHAKRPELTRLRTPLAGIDPDDAFSAVPYEKGFLFLKTLEAAAGVEAFDRILTAWLREHRFGAATTDDLLALVERLAPGLLAKVDAPAWIDGAGLPASYWRPESARLAALEAAVGRAPSEEEGKAWSATEWQLYLELTPRPCTPALCEELDRRWSLTASKNDEVLVSWLVLACESGHAAVLPRVEEVLGRVGRTKYVKALFMALAQRPETRALAAELFERYRATYHPITQQVVRGVLA
- a CDS encoding aldehyde dehydrogenase family protein; this encodes MTKLKVVQAFDRAVFAETDTDDAASLESKLARAAALFADRSRALRPYRRAEVLRQAAVLVGARREELARRIAQEGGKPLADARVEVTRAIDGLRDAADELRSFAGAEVPMGLTPASDGRWAFTTKEPIGVVAAISAFNHPLNLIVHQVAPAIAVGCPVIVKPATATPLSCVAFVELLRAAGLPEDHCQVLVTEDNALAERLATDPRIAFLSFIGSAKVGWYLRSKLAPGARCALEHGGAAPVVVDRSAKLDAIVEPLVKGAYYHAGQVCVSVQRVFAHAAIADDLAARLEARIGALRTGDPLRPDTEVGPLILPREVDRVEAWIAEARSGGARVTGGRRASETTLEPAVIVEPPADAKVSALEVFGPVVCVYRYTDLDDAIARANALPWAFQASVFASDIEPALRVARRIDASTVLVNDHTAFRTDWMPFAGRRQSGYGTGGIPYSMRDMTHEKMIVLRHDDP
- a CDS encoding SGNH/GDSL hydrolase family protein codes for the protein MKIAERSLPPPPPPPPVSTRTGGADPATGEVRYLALGDSISAGGGLPDPERASFPARLAARWREAGCTVTLKNLGVSRFTAADVIRDQLPQIEAFAPTLVTVQVGSNDVATKVPLATYRAEVRAILDAATRAGARVLVLGQNEWFRAPDGPSYGGTFEKREAFDAVLFEEARRHDAELVDLRSLYRRQADAPARSWSADGIHPTASAYDEMAAEIARVVPAPSLRARAGA
- a CDS encoding acetolactate synthase large subunit yields the protein MAHGADLFVHALENEGVDRIFGLPGEENLDLVEAIRKSKIQLVLVRHEQAAAFMAATYGRLTGKPGVCLTTLGPGALNLTTGAAYALLGAMPMVMITGQKGIRSSRQARFQIVDIVATMRPLTKMSHQIVSPTTIPTLVREAFRVAEQERPGPVHLELPEDIAAEACEDVPLVPPNEPEVPIASAASLDRAAERIRAAERPLVMLGAAASRPRSTSDLAQFVLRTKIPFFTTQMGKGTVPGGTDHYMGTAALSERDYVHDAIERADLIVTIGHDTIEKPPFIMSAEGPDVVHVAYEPAHVEQVYFPRYEVIGDLASSLRHLADRLEGTLPNAQALLPLRAGILAHLADRATEDRFTPQRIVHDVRKVMPADGIVALDNGMYKIWFARNYRTRMANTLLLDNALATMGAGLPSAMAAAMLHPKRRVLAVCGDGGFMMNSQELETAVRLKLNVVVMVLEDKAYGMIRWKQAVDELSDFGMTFDNPDFVKYAEAYGARGTKVTEIADLAPALERAFAEGGVHLVSVPIDYSENERVLVKELRSR